AAAATTGAAGTAACGGTGGAAACACTTGTACCGGATACAATTTCAATTGTCGGAAATGACTCAGTATTTGAAACATATTCAACACAACTATCAGCTCATGTGAAGGACCAATTTAATCAAGATTTATTAGATTCAAAAGTAACATGGTCATCCTCTGACAAAACGATTGCAACTGTTGACAATAGCGGAAAGGTGACAGGAATCAAACCAGGTAATGTTGTTATTACAGTTACTTCAGGAGATGCACAAGCAACTTTTGATATAAAGGTTAAGGAAAATGTTAAACGTTATGTGCGTATTAAGTATGTGAGACCTGACGGTGACTTCACTGGTGATTTTGGTGCTTGGAATCTGTGGGTATGGAATACAGGTGTAAAAAACGACCAAATTGATTTTGAAACAATTGAAGGTGATACAGCTATAGCAAATGTTGAAATTGCACCTGAAACCGAGTCAATTGGCTTCTTAGTAAGAAAAGGAACAGATTGGAACACAGCTAAGGTTTCACCTGATAGTGATGACCACAACGTGATAATTAATCGTGATGATATTATAACAAAGGTAACTGTTGTGACAGGTGTTGCAGGTCAAACAGTTGTACCAACTGTGAAAGGTCCTGATTTACAAGATGGAAATGTTACGTTCTATTATAGAGATGAAGAACTTTTCCAAAATGATGAAATGCATACGATTGATGATGTGAAGGTAAAAGTTAATGGTCAAGAATATCAAATGGAATATAGTGAACAAAATGAGTATTTTACTTATAAATTAGAGAATTTAGAGGAAGGTTCACATGAATATTCCTTTTTAGTGACAACAGACGGCGAAACTAAAGAAGTAACCGACCCAAAGAATACGAAAAATGGCAAATCAATTATTACTTATACTCGTCCAGACTTAAACATTGAAACTATGGTTTCTCCTTCTGAAATCACATATGATGAAAACACTGTTTTAAAAGTAAATGTAACATCCGAGGATCAAGTTAGCATAAAAGAAATTACGGCTGATTTGTCAGCATTGGGTGGAAAGAACAAGGTTGAAATTGATCCTACAGTAGGTGCTGTTTCAATAGGTGCTAACGAGTCGGTGACAGCTGGAGAAAAGGAAATTGTCATCAATGTAGTTGATGAGTTCGGAAACACTCACAAAAAAACAGTGATAGTAACGATCAAGCCAGAACAAGTTGTAGGAGATAAACTAGACTTTGATTGGGATGAGGCAAGAATTTATTTTATGCTAACAGACCGTTTTAAAGATGGTGATCCATCTAATAACGGCGGAGTAGAATATGATCCAACACACTCAGAGGCATATCATGGTGGTGACTTCCAAGGGATCATTGATAAGCTAGACTATATTGAAGACCTTGGTATTAATACAATCTGGATATCACCAATTGTTGATAATATTGACTTCAATAAAGGCTTAGATTTCAACACGACAGAAGGGCTTTAAAGCAAAACAGTATGGTTACCACGGATACTGGGCAAAGGATTTTACAACGTTAGATGAGCATTTAGGTGATATGAAAACTTTCCAAAAACTTATCGAAAAAGCACATGATCGTGGAATAAAAATTATGCTAGATGTGGTTGTAAACCATGCAGGATATGGAATGGATGGGGAAGTCTGGGAAACTTGGAAAGCAGATTCTGAGAATCTTCCAACTGAAGAAGAATTAGCTGAATTTGGCGGTATGCTTCGAACAGTCGATGAGGATCCAACAGTACGTGGTGAACTAGATTATTTACCAGATTTTAAAACAGAAGATCCTGCAGTGCGCCAACAAATCATAGACTGGCAAACAGCTTGGCTTGAAAAAGCGAAAACGAAACGTGGAGATACAATTGACTTCTTCCGCATTGATACAGTTAAACATGTAGAAGATGCAACATGGCAGGCATTGAAAAATGATTTAACTTCTATTGATCCTGAATTTAAAATGATTGGAGAATATTGGGGAGCAAGTATCAATAATGATGGGGGATACTTAGGAACTGGTCAAATGGATTCACTATTAGATTTTGATTTTAAAGAAAAAGCAAAATCCTTTGTAGATGGTTCCATTGATAGTGTTGAAACATATTTACAAGACAGAAACAAGCAACTTTCAAACACAGCAACACTAGGGCAATTTTTAAGCAGTCATGACCAGAATGGTTTCTTAACGGAATACGTGAATGGGGATGTTGGGAAGCTGAAGGTTGCATCCTCTCTACAAATTACATCGAAAGGTCAACCTGTTATTTACTATGGTGAAGAACTAGGACGATCTGGGAAATCGGATTGGGAGAAAGATACCGATGGAAATGTAGTGGCATTTGGTCAAAATAGAGGTGATATGCCATGGGAACTTTATGAAAATAAAGATCCTGAAGCAATGGCTTTACATGATCATTACTCTAAACTTCTAAATATTCGTAAAGATTTTTCTGAGGTCTTCTCAAAGGGTACAAGAGAAAAAGTTGCTGGTGGAGACTCTGATAAATACATTGTTTTCTCAAGAGAATATAATGATGATCGACTATTAGTTGGCCTTAATACAACATCAGAAAAGAAAGAAGCTACTTTCAAAGTGGACTTTGCTCCAAAAACAAAGTTAACAGATCTTTACAGTGGTAAAAAATACAAAGTTAGTAAAAATCAAGAAATAACGATAGAATTACCTTCAAAAGATCAAGGTGGTACAGCCATTTTGGCAGAATTTACTCCAGGTAAATCGAATAAAAAACAAAAAGACCATAAGAAGAATTAATAAATGGTAAAATGTTGAAAGATATGAAAGAAGTCTGATGAGATTTTCATCAGACTTTTTTCGATTAAGAACAAGACTGTGGAGATAAAGTGATCCTGCATTAGGTAGGATCTTTCTAGCTGAATTTAGTAGAATCTTATAAAGGCTCCCTTTTTAGAATAATTAAGCTTTTTTACGTACTGTTTTTGTTTTCTTTCCAGCTGTAGCTGCATTGGTTGTTGTTGCAGTAGATGCAGCAAGATCATCTCCTGCAGCTTTTGCTTGTTTTGCGGGTTTTGCTTTTGGTTGTGGTTTTTTCGTTTTTTCAATACTAGCCTGAAGGGCGCTCATTAAGTCGACTACATTTTGTCTAGGAGCTGCTTCTGCTGAAGGAGTTTTTCCTTCGTTTTGATTTACCTTACGTTCAATTAGTTCTTGAAGCGCTAAACGGTAATCATCTTTGTATTTTTCAGGTTCAAATGTTGTTGTTAGTTGATCAATCAGCATGATGGCAGTTTCAAGCTCTTTTTCACCAACTTCAACTTGCTCGGGAACACTCGGTACTTCTTTTACATTTCTCACTTCATCAGGATAGTGAACAGTTTCCATAACAATGCAATTTTCATAAACTCGAACCATTGCCAGCTGCTGTTTTGAACGAATTGTAATCTCAGCAATCCCGATTTTTCCCGACTTTGTTAATGCTTCACGAAGAAGACCGTATGCTTTTCCACCGTTTTCTCCAGGGCCAATAAAGTATGAACGATTAAAATAAATAGGATCTATATCATTGATACTAACAAAGTCAATAATTTCAACTGTTTTGTCTTCATGCTCATCTTTCAATTCTTTTAATTCTTCCTCAGTTAGAACAACATATTTTCCCTTAACATATTCATATCCCTTTACAATTTCATCTGGAGTAACTTCTTCATCACAATTCGGACATGTTTTTTCATATTGAATTGGAGAGTGACATTTTTTATGAAGAGTTCTAAGTTTTATATCCTTGTCTTCAGTAGCTGCATAAAGCTTTATAGGAATATTAACGAGTCCGAAGCTAATTGAACCTTTCCACATTGTGTGCATCTACGATCCCTGCCTTCGTCAAATGTTTATTTAGTACTTAGCTTCAGTTTTATACAGTGCTTTCATAAGTAGAAATAGCTACCAATTAAAAAAAGAGCAGAAAAAGTCCTGCTCAAAGTTAAAATGTCCCCATTTGTTGAAGCACAATAATAACTACACCGAGAATCCAAACATACACAGCAAATAATTTTAATGACTTGTTCTTTACGAATGAAATCATAAACTTGACCGCAATATAGCCAAAGATAGCAGAAGCAAGCGTTGCGATAAACATGGATGTTAAACTTATTTGTGGGACATTTCCAGATGCTATATCCTTTAATTGGAAAATAACTCCTCCACAAATGGCTGGAATAGATAGTAAGAAGGAAAAGTAAGCAGCTGCTTCTTTGTCCATTTTTCGCATTAGAGCTCCAACTATGGTCATTCCAGACCGAGATATGGCTGGGAAAATCGCAAATGCTTGAAAGCTTCCAATAAAAAAAGAATCAAAAAGAGAAATGTCTTCTACTTTTTTTGCTCCATTTTTAATGGAATCAGCAAACCATAAGAAAGCACCTGTTATTAGAAATTCCCATCCAATTGTAACGCCTGATTTTGAAATGCTATCAAAATAGTCACTGAACAAGACACCAGCAATAACGGCAGGGATTGTTCCAATAACTAGAAGAGCAGTAATACGGCTAAAAGGGTTTTTAATTAGTTTTAGTAAAATATCTTTATAAAAAACAACTAAAGCGATAAGTGTACCAAGATGGAGCATGGTGTCTAAAAATAAGTTCCCCGCTTCTTCCAGTCCAAAGAAATTGCGGCCTAAATATAAATGCCCCGTGCTACTAATCGGAATAAATTCAGTTAAACCTTGGATAATTCCTAATATGATTGCTTGAAGCCAATCCATTTTTCATACCCCCCATTAAAACAATGCTTGTCTGTATACATGAATATGTGTAATATATAAGCTTGTAGAACAACTTATTGGAAAATAGGTGATATAGTGGAAGAATTAATTCTTTCTATGCTTGAACAGTTTAAAGAACTTTCTTATTTTGGAATTATGCTGGCATTAACGTTTGAATTCGTACCAGCTGAGTTAGTACTACCTCTTGCTGGTTATTGGGTTTATGAAGGTGATATGACATTATGGGGGACAGTTCTTGCAGGCACAGTAGGTGGAACGTTCGGGCCATTGACTCTTTATGCAGTTGGAAGATATGGTGGAAGACCATTTATCCTTAAGTTTGGAAAATACTTTTTCATTAATGAAGAAAAGCTTACTAAAGCAGATGAATTTTTTGAGAAGAATGGTGCAATGGTTGCTTTTACAGCAAGATTCTTACCTGGAGTAAGAACGTTGATCTCCATTCCATGTGGTATGGCAAAGATGAATGTTTGGGTTTTCTCTATCTATACGTTTGTTGCAATGCTGCCGATTACTTTTATTTATGTTTATCTTGGATTTAAGCTAGGAGAAAATTGGAAGAACGTAGGTGAGCTTGCAAACCAATATATCCTTCCTGCCGGTATAGCAGTTCTCGTTATATTCGTTGCTTATAAATTAATTACTCGTAAAAAAAAGAAAACTTATAGAGAACAACATAAAACAGCTTCAAAAAAACATTAGAATAGGTTGACTATAAAATCCAACGGCATTGTTGCCATGATCGGAATTTAAATATGCTCTGCAAGACCTTTGCCTACATTGGCAAGGGTCTTTTTTGTTGTCTCATTTGTAAACAAGGGTAAATAATATAAGTCAATCGATAAAAGAGTGTCACGAAAAACTTGAAAATATTTATTCAATATGTCAAATGTGTAACAAATTATAGGTCTTAAATCCTTAAAATGAAAAAAAACTATAAAATTTAATTTCTACACCCTTAAGTTAAAAAAAGAATTCGAAACTATGTATTGAAACGAAAAAACACTAAGGAGGATTTGGTGAAACCGCATTGCATCAAATGAAATTCATGTGTAATTTATTGGGAATCGGCGATTTCTCTGAAAAAAGTTCATACGATCTGCTAAAATGCATTTATAGTCTGATTTAATATCAATAGGTCTAAAGTAATTTGTTTTGTAACAATTGACTTTCTTTTGTAGAAATTCAGAAAGATAGTTTCATATATCTTCCTTTGCGGTCCCTCTATAATTTAGCTATTATAGACAAAGTAATATAGGGGAAACAGAGGTGAACCGCCATGCTTAGCCTTTTGTTTAGACTAGGTAAGAAAAAGCGAACATTAGAAGAAACGGTTCTCCTAATTCAAAAGGGAGACCTTCAATTACAAAATGAATTAATTGAACAATATAAGCCATTTGTTGCTAAAACAGTATCATCTGTTTGTAAAAGATATATTAGTGAAAATGATGATGAATTTAGTATAGGTTTAATTGCGTTTAATGATGCTATTGAAAAGTATTCTACAGATAAAGGAAGCTCTCTGTTAGCATTTGCAGAATTAGTTATAAAAAGAAAAGTGATTGATTACATTCGGAAGGAAGCTCGTAATCCTTACACGGTTAACTTAGATCTGCAAGAGCACGAAGAAGGAGAGTATTCTCAAAGTAAAATTGAATCAGATTTATCAATTGATGAGTACACGAAGGCAATTGAACAAGAGCATCGAAAAGAAGAGATCATATTTTTTCAACACTGTTTAAACGATTTTAATTTAACCTTTGCTGAAATATTAGATCAATCACCAAAGCATTTTGATGCACGTCAAAATGCCATCATGGTTGCAAAGGAAGTCGTCAAGGATGATGACCTACGACATCACCTTTTTACTAAAAAACAACTTCCGGTTAAGCAACTAGAAGCAAAAGTAGCAGTAAGTCGTAAGACAATTGAGAGAAATAGAAAATACATCATTGCAATGGCCATCATCCTTTCAGGGAATTTCGTCTATTTAAAAGATTATATTAAAGGGGTGCTAGATTCATGAAAAAGGGAGTCGTCGTAGAATATAGTGATGACTTTGTTACGTTGCTCACCCCGGATGGGCAATTTTTAAAAGCTAAGAATAATGAAGGTGTCTATGAATTAGGGGAAGAAATATCTTTTTTTCCTGTAGTGGATAAACGTGAAGAAGTTATCAGAAAGAGAAAAAGAAATCACATCCTCAGCTATTTTAGTACTCGAATGGCGAAGGCAGGGGCTATATCAGCAATTGCTATCATATTTTTTATGATTAGTTTTCTTCCATTTTTCCAAAATGATCAGGTATATGCCTACATGTCCATTGATATTAACCCAAGTTTTGAGGTGGGGGTTGATGATCAACTAAATGTGATTTCTTTAGAACCACTAAATGACGAGGCTAACAAGCTAATGGAAAAGGTTTCGGACTGGGAAAATAAACCTTTTGATGAGATTGTTGATCGAATCGTTGGTGAATGTAAGTTAGAAGGGTACGTTTATCCTGGTAAGGAAATTGTTATAACGACAGTGGTTAATGAAGAAGATAAAAAGGCGCAAAATGAGCTTCAAGAGGATATTAGTAAAATCCGCTCTTCGTATGAAGAAGACCAGATGATTGTTAAAACAATTGAAGCTGATCAAGAAACTAGAGAAAAAGCTCAAAAACAAGGGGTTTCGACTGGTAAATATATTGAATTAACTGAAAAAGAGGTAAAACCAGTTAAGGAGAAAGAGACAACACCAGTGGAACAAAACAATACTCCTTCAACCCAAGAAAAAGAAGATACAACAACTACTGATCCAGTAAAACAGGAAACTTCAACAACAGTTGAAGAAAATCAACAAACAAAAGATGAACTAAATTCAAAAGCAAAAGAAAAGTTAAATGAAGTGAAAAATGAGCTAAAAGGGCAGAAAAACGAACAAAAGCAAAATAAAGGCAATCAAGTAAGTAACAATAATCGTGACAAACAAAAACAGAAAAACAACAATCGACATAATCACGATGACGATGACGATGATCGTGATAATCGAAAAGACAGAAAAAATAGAGATCATAATGATGATGATGATGATGATGATCGGCATAAAAGATGGAACTCGAATAAAGATAGAGATCGAGATGACCGTGAAGAAAGAAAAAGAAACAACAACCGTGATGATGATTAAGGCTGATCCAAATGGACCAGCCTCTTTACCATATTATTCAGTTCTTTGTCCGTTTAGTTGTGATTGTGCTTGTGCAACTAAACGCTTAGTAATTTCGCCGCCAACAGATCCGTTTGCACGGGAAACTGTATCTGAACCTAGGTTTACACCAAATTCATTTGCAATTTCATATTTAATTTGATCCAGAGCTTGCTCAATCCCTGGTACAAGTAACTTATTGCTGCTTCTAGCCATTTGGAACACTCCTTTAGATGATTGTTCTGAGCTGATAAAGTTTTCGATTTTTCAGCCTTACTCATAAGGTATCTTTCATTGTTAGTTTCTATACTGGAAAAGTTTAGACTAAGTCTATGACTTTTTTATAAGTAGATTATTTCTTACCCCTAATGAAATTAATGTACATGAGCATCATGATTAATTGAGCCTTTCATTCAAATATACTTGTGCTCTTGTTTGCAAATGAGAAGCTGTTACTGCTAAAACAGTTGTTACAAGAATTCGTTCGATCGTTTTCCACTGACTTTCAGTAAGTTCACTAAATTTCTTTGGTACCGCATTTACTTCTTCTACTATTTGTTGTTCCAGTGTTTGTCCTCTAAGTGGGAGTTTTTCCAGTTTCTCAAGAATTGTTCCATACATTTCATAAAACATAATCGGATTGATTAAATCATCGCTTCGATCTGAAAGAGTGTTAAAAACTTCTGTAAGGACCTTTCGAATTTTTTCAAAGTCAAATACATACTTTAAATCTTTTACAATCAATAGCATAGCTGCTTGGTCAATTGAATATTTTTTACCAAGTTCAGGAGGCCCGATTAACCCTTTTACATCTCTTTTAATCCAGTTTTGAATGGAAGTTGACTTTAAAGATGTTAATTCACATAAATTTGCTAGTGACACAATTTCATTTGTAGACAGGCCAAACTCCTGTAAATTTCGCCGTTTACTAGCTTTTATTAAAAAAGCGGGAATATTTATATCAATTGGAGAAGTAAAGTTTGATGCTTTTTCTATAATAAGTAAAGGAGATTGTTTGGACTCGCCTTTAAGTGAATATAATAATGCTGTCATTTCTTTTCGTGTTAATTGTATAGTCATCTTGACACCTCTTTTTTAGTGGTCTCATCGGAAAGTATAATGTGATTTCATTTGAAAAACCTGTGGACATACCTCGATGTTAAGTATGTAACAAATTAGTGAACAATTTGTAAAGTGTAAATAAGTATCTTGCTTTTACACATAAAAGTTTCTATAATTTTATTATAGTATAAGTTCATGTGAACTTGAAATTATTTGGAGGTATTTATGGCTAAAAGAATTTTTCTATTTCTTTTATCAAATATTCTAGTCATTACAACGATTGGAATTGTTTTATCACTCTTTAACGTTTCTCCCTATCAAAATGTAAATGGTAATTTAGATTTGGTTAGTCTTTTAATTTTTAGTGCTGTGGTAGGTTTTACCGGTTCATTCGTATCACTTGCAATTTCTAGATGGATGGCTAAAATGATGATGGGTGTCAAAGTAATTAACCCTGATGGCCAACTATCACCTTATGAAAGAGATCTTGTTGAAAGAGTGTATCGATTGTCTCGAGCTGCCGGTTTAACAAAGATGCCTCAAGTTGGTATTTATCAATCACCTGAAGTAAATGCTTTTGCGACAGGATCTTCGAAGCGACGTTCTTTGGTGGCTGTATCAACGGGACTTCTTCAGGAAATGGATGATGATGCAATTGAAGGTGTATTAGCACATGAGGTGGCACACATCGCCAACGGTGATATGGTTACAATGACGTTACTACAAGGAATTGTCAATACGTTCGTTGTATTCTTTGCACGAATTGCTGCATGGGTAGCCTCTCGTTTTGTCCGAGAAGACTTGGCACCGATTGTTCATTTTATTGCAGTGATCATTTTCCAGATTGTCTTCTCCATTTTGGGAAGCCTGGTTGTGTTCGCATTCTCAAGATATCGTGAATATCATGCTGACCGTGGTGGAGCTGACTTAGCGGGCAAGGATAAAATGATACACGCGTTAAGATCTTTAAAACATTATACTCAACGTGTTAGAGACGACCAAGCATCTTTATCAACATTAAAAATAAATAGTAAAAAAGGGATGTCATTATTCTCTACACATCCTGATCTTGATGATCGTATAAGTCGATTAGAAGCTAAATAAATGAAAAAAAGAATGACAATGGAAGTGCCGTTGTCATTCTTTTTTGTACGATTTGAATCTATTTATTTTTATTGGATGAATTTGTGAAAAACAGATGCTTTGTTATTAGTGCTTGAAGATAAGGCGAGTTTTTCTAATAAAGCACTTTTCATTTTATCGTTTTTTCTTTATGATTATAGGACTTAGTTTTTTATATAGGAAATTGTTTTTGCAGGATAGGAATGAAGAATGAATGAATAAATTGAAATTTCAAATACAATCTTTAACCCCGGTACAATTAATTGTTTCATATTACTTTTTAGCTGTTACAGTTTCTGTTCTTTTATTAAGTTTGCCTGTGGCACATAAACCTGGTGTTGAGTTTGCTTTTATCGACAGGCTCTTTACTGCAGTTAGTGCTGTTAGTGTAACAGGTTTAACTGTAATGTCTACTGCAGATACATTTAGTGTACCTGGTATTTTTATATTAGCCTTTGTTTTACAATTCGGCGGGATAGGCATTATGACACTAGGAACATTTGTATGGCTTATTGTGGGTAAGAAAATAGGCTTAAAAGAACGCCAGCTAATCATGACTGACCAAAATCAATCCAACTTATCTGGTATCGTAAATTTAATTCGGCAAATTATTGTACTCATTCTTATTATTGAGTTAATTGGAGCGTTAATTTTAGGAACTTACTTCTTAAAATACTATCCAACATGGCAGGAGGCATATCTGCATGGATTTTTCACTTCGATTAGTGCAACAACAAATGGTGGCTTTGATATTACTGGTCAATCTTTAATCCCCTTTGCTGATGATTATTTTATTCAGTTTATTGTGATGATTTTAATTGTTTTAGGTGCAATTGGTTTTCCGGTATTAATTGAAGTGAAAGATTTTCTTTTTAATAAAAGTCAACGATTCCGTTTTACGTTGTTTACCAAAATAACTTCCATTACCTTTTTTGCTTTAATTTTGGGGGGCACCATTACAATTGCTGCTCTTGAGTATTCTTATTTTTTTAACGGAAAAGAATGGCATGAAACGTTTTTTTATTCTCTATTTCAATCAACAGCAACCCGAAGTGGTGGTTTAGCAACAATGGACGTTAGTATGTTTACAGATACGACGATTTTAGTTATGTGTGCGCTAATGTTTATTGGGGCATCTCCAAGCTCAGTTGGAGGGGGAATTCGAACAACAACATTTGCTTTAAATCTTTTATTTCTTTTTCATTTTGCAAGAGGAAATAAGTCCATTAAGATTTTTAAAAGGGAGCTTTATGAGGAAGATTTAATGAAGTCAGTCGTAGTAACAATGATGGCATTTCTAATATGTTTTTTTGCCCTCGTTATATTAGCGATAACAGAGCCTTTTGAATTTATAGAAATATTATTTGAAGTTTGTTCAGCATTTGGAACAACAGGACTATCGATGGGTATCACACCTGAATTAAGCTCAATTGGAAAAATTGTTATTATGATCTTAATGTTTATCGGTAGAATTGGTATACTTACGTTTTTGTATCTATTAGGAACTAAGGAAAGAAAAGCAAATTATCATTATCCAAAAGAGCGAGTAATCATCGGATAAATTGTGAAGGATTGATGCAGTGAGGCATCAATCCTTTTTTGAATTTCCTTTTATAGCTTAGTTAATCATTGTTATAGCTTACATCTTTATCGGGATGTGTAAAAGGCACTCCTTGAGGTCTTTTTTTAGCTTCAATTAAATCTCTATTTTCCGAAGTGTTCCAACCAATGTCGTTTGTCGGATGAACCCATTGATCACCAGCCATAATCGAGGGATCAATATCGTCACTCCAATGATTTAAAGGTGATTGTGTTGAGCTATAAATACTATCTCCAATTGTTACACCATACTCGTTAATAAAAGGTTTTTTCATTTTTATACCTGTTCCTTTCCAAGAAGGAGCATTTATCTGATGTGGTAGTGTTTCGTTTATTGTGAAGTTTTCATCTTTATGTTTTTTCAATTTCGTCACCTCATATGATTATTTTTGTAATATGTTGCCCGAAACTATAGAGGGAATTGTCTTTAAACCCATTTTCCGTTTTCTACCTATGATAGAAATGAGAAGTTCAGGTAAAAGTAAAAAAGTAATATCATAACAAGGCTTAGATAAAAGCTTAAAAATATGAGGTGATTCGTTTTGAAAAGAAAAGCGTTTAGAAATCAAGCTGCAAAACAAAATTTTACTCCTACTGAAAGCCTGCCTGATACTGAATTTGCAGAAATTAACGATGATCAGGATCCGATGAAGGGTGCCAACCGTAACTCTAAACAAGGAAAGCAAGGGAAGTAAAGATGACAAAAAAGAAAAATATGAAAAGTAAAGATATGCAAAATCATAAGAAACCGATGGAGACTGACATATTACAAGAAGAATTTGGTCAAGAAACTGGTGATGTTAACGCATCAAAGCTTTTTGAGGCAATAGCAGGAAATGAAAAAGCGGAGAAAAAAGAAGGTAAGCGAAAAAA
This Metabacillus endolithicus DNA region includes the following protein-coding sequences:
- the htpX gene encoding protease HtpX, which codes for MAKRIFLFLLSNILVITTIGIVLSLFNVSPYQNVNGNLDLVSLLIFSAVVGFTGSFVSLAISRWMAKMMMGVKVINPDGQLSPYERDLVERVYRLSRAAGLTKMPQVGIYQSPEVNAFATGSSKRRSLVAVSTGLLQEMDDDAIEGVLAHEVAHIANGDMVTMTLLQGIVNTFVVFFARIAAWVASRFVREDLAPIVHFIAVIIFQIVFSILGSLVVFAFSRYREYHADRGGADLAGKDKMIHALRSLKHYTQRVRDDQASLSTLKINSKKGMSLFSTHPDLDDRISRLEAK
- a CDS encoding TrkH family potassium uptake protein, producing MNKLKFQIQSLTPVQLIVSYYFLAVTVSVLLLSLPVAHKPGVEFAFIDRLFTAVSAVSVTGLTVMSTADTFSVPGIFILAFVLQFGGIGIMTLGTFVWLIVGKKIGLKERQLIMTDQNQSNLSGIVNLIRQIIVLILIIELIGALILGTYFLKYYPTWQEAYLHGFFTSISATTNGGFDITGQSLIPFADDYFIQFIVMILIVLGAIGFPVLIEVKDFLFNKSQRFRFTLFTKITSITFFALILGGTITIAALEYSYFFNGKEWHETFFYSLFQSTATRSGGLATMDVSMFTDTTILVMCALMFIGASPSSVGGGIRTTTFALNLLFLFHFARGNKSIKIFKRELYEEDLMKSVVVTMMAFLICFFALVILAITEPFEFIEILFEVCSAFGTTGLSMGITPELSSIGKIVIMILMFIGRIGILTFLYLLGTKERKANYHYPKERVIIG
- a CDS encoding DUF3905 domain-containing protein; the encoded protein is MTKLKKHKDENFTINETLPHQINAPSWKGTGIKMKKPFINEYGVTIGDSIYSSTQSPLNHWSDDIDPSIMAGDQWVHPTNDIGWNTSENRDLIEAKKRPQGVPFTHPDKDVSYNND